One genomic window of Nicotiana sylvestris chromosome 10, ASM39365v2, whole genome shotgun sequence includes the following:
- the LOC104212352 gene encoding cysteine-rich receptor-like protein kinase 3 — MDSPVKWVFLFTLFSFINRSVSDPRATEAALICTNRTASQSDRQVYVASFLAAMDSVTPLITRQQYGAVINGTGNNTVYAYGECMKDLSQRDCNLCFAQCKTQILRCLPFQRLITGGRLFYDGCFLRYDYYKFFNESVSSVDRTICGNTSFSGNQSLFTENVGKLVKNLEVGGLRNDGFLTAVVSSGNLTVYGLAQCWEFVNGSACQKCLSDAVSKIASCHPKEEGRVLNTGCYVRYSTQKFFNNSASDTPPTANGGGSSRLAVILATTLGISAFLLFVSAVSFFMRKKVLKQKREKKQLGALIRTVNKSKLNISYETLEKAANYFNNSNKLGQGGSGSVYKGILPDGQVVAIKRLFFNTRQWVDHFFNEVNLISGIHHKNLVKLLGCSITGPESLLVYEYVPNHSLLDYVFDTKNLKPLTWDQRYKIVLGTAEGLAYLHEESKLRIIHRDIKLSNVLLDEDFTPKIADFGLARLFPEDRTHISTAIAGTLGYMAPEYIVRGKLTEKADVYSFGVLVIELVCGKKNSYVFQNTNSLLQQLWNLYGMGKSCEAVDPSLEGNFNEEEASKLLQVGLLCVQASAELRPSMSSVVKMLTENHEIPQPTQPPFLNSGSSEFSPFNLHGKRFFGQPSSSTQSSGNKLTESWIDPR, encoded by the exons ATGGATTCTCCAGTCAAATGGGTATTCCTATTTACACTATTTTCATTCATAAATCGATCAGTTTCTGATCCAAGAGCAACAGAAGCAGCTTTAATATGTACAAACAGAACAGCTTCACAATCTGATCGTCAAGTTTATGTAGCCAGTTTCTTAGCAGCCATGGATTCAGTTACACCACTAATTACACGGCAACAATATGGAGCTGTAATAAATGGAACAGGAAATAATACAGTTTATGCTTATGGTGAGTGCATGAAAGACTTATCACAAAGAGATTGTAATCTTTGTTTTGCTCAGTGTAAAACACAAATCCTAAGGTGCTTACCATTTCAAAGATTGATTACTGGTGGGAGATTATTTTATGATGGGTGTTTTTTAAGGTATGATTATTATAAGTTCTTTAATGAAAGTGTGAGTTCTGTGGATAGGACTATTTGTGGGAACACAAGTTTTTCAGGGAATCAGAGTTTGTTTACGGAAAATGTTGGGAAATTAGTGAAGAATTTGGAGGTGGGAGGTTTGAGGAATGATGGGTTTTTAACGGCGGTTGTGAGTTCTGGGAATTTGACTGTTTATGGGTTGGCTCAGTGTTGGGAATTTGTGAATGGGAGTGCTTGTCAAAAGTGTCTTTCTGATGCAGTTTCAAAGATTGCTTCTTGTCATCCTAAGGAAGAGGGAAGGGTGTTGAATACTGGTTGTTATGTTAGGTATTCTACTCAGAAGTTCTTTAACAATTCTGCAAGTGATACTCCTCCTACTGCAAATGGGG GAGGATCGAGTCGCTTGGCTGTTATTCTTGCAACAACCCTGGGTATTTCTGCTTTCTTGCTATTTGTGTCGGCTGTTTCATTCTTTATGCGGAAGAAGGTTTTGAAACAAAAGAGAG AGAAGAAGCAGCTAGGAGCTCTCATAAGAACAGTTAATAAATCAAAACTGAATATTTCCTATGAAACTCTTGAGAAGGCAGCGAATTACTTTAACAACTCCAACAAATTGGGACAAGGAGGTTCTGGTTCTGTTTACAAG GGGATCTTGCCGGATGGTCAGGTTGTTGCTATAAAGAGGCTCTTCTTCAATACGAGGCAGTGGGTTGATCATTTCTTCAATGAGGTCAATTTGATTAGCGGCATACATCACAAAAACCTAGTAAAGCTACTGGGTTGCAGCATTACAGGGCCAGAAAGTCTTCTAGTGTATGAGTACGTGCCCAATCATAGTCTTCTGGATTACGTCTTTG ACACAAAGAACCTTAAGCCACTTACATGGGATCAAAGATACAAAATCGTATTGGGTACTGCTGAGGGCTTGGCCTATCTTCATGAAGAATCAAAGTTGAGGATCATCCACAGAGACATAAAGTTGAGCAATGTTCTTCTAGATGAAGATTTCACGCCAAAAATTGCTGATTTTGGTCTAGCCAGGTTATTTCCTGAAGACAGGACTCATATTAGCACAGCTATTGCTGGTACACT CGGTTACATGGCTCCGGAGTACATTGTACGTGGCAAACTGACTGAGAAAGCTGATGTTTATAGTTTCGGTGTTCTTGTTATCGAACTTGTGTGTGGAAAGAAGAACAGTTATGTGTTCCAGAATACAAATTCTCTTTTGCAGCAG TTGTGGAACTTGTATGGGATGGGAAAATCTTGTGAAGCAGTTGATCCTTCGTTAGAGGGTAATTTCAATGAAGAGGAGGCATCTAAGCTGCTTCAAGTAGGTCTGCTTTGTGTACAGGCATCAGCAGAATTACGACCCTCCATGTCAAGCGTTGTGAAAATGCTAACTGAGAACCATGAAATTCCCCAGCCAACACAACCACCATTCCTCAACTCTGGTAGTTCAGAATTTAGTCCTTTTAATCTACATGGTAAAAGATTTTTTGGTCAACCAAGCTCCTCTACACAATCTTCTGGGAATAAATTGACAGAGAGTTGGATCGATCCTAGATAA